Proteins encoded in a region of the Balaenoptera ricei isolate mBalRic1 chromosome 19, mBalRic1.hap2, whole genome shotgun sequence genome:
- the DKKL1 gene encoding dickkopf-like protein 1 isoform X1: MWHPLALLLLLASASVPPSTAAPIRDADAQESSSGFLGLQSLLQAFTRLFLKPQDDLLRVMDSVFSAPMDFRGLPRNYHQEENQKHRLGNKTLSSHLQIDKVTNNKTGEVLISEKVVASIEPGEGSLQGDWKVPKIEEKEALVPVPKAVDSFHPEPHPRMTFWIMKLPRRRSHQDAQESSHWLSEKRHRLQAIRDGLREGTREDVLEEGTQSSSHARLPARKTHFLYILRPSQQS, encoded by the exons ATGTGGCACCCGCTAGCCCTGTTGCTGCTGCTCGCCTCTGCCTCGGTGCCCCCCTCCACTGCAGCCCCGATCCGCGATGCTGACGCCCAGGAGAGCTCCTCGGGTTTTCTAGGTCTCCAGAGTCTCCTCCAAGCCTTCACCCGGCTTTTTCTGAAA ccccaggatgACCTGCTGCGGGTCATGGACAGCGTCTTCTCTGCTCCTATGGACTTCCGGGGCCTCCCTAGGAACTACCACCAAGAAGAGAACCAGAAGCACAGGCTGGGAAACAAAACTCTCTCCAGCCACCTCCAGATTGACAAG GTGACCAACAACAAGACAGGAGAGGTGCTGATCTCTGAGAAGGTGGTGGCATCCATCGAGCCAGGAGAGGGGAGCTTGCAGGGTGACTGGAAG GTACCCAAGATAGAGGAGAAGGAGGCCCTGGTGCCTGTGCCAAAGGCCGTGGACAGCTTCCACCCGGAACCCCACCCCCGAATGACCTTCTGGATCATGAAGCTGCCACGGCGGAGGTCCCACCAGGATGCCCAGGAGAGCAGCCACTGGCTCAGTGAGAAGCGGCACCGCCTGCAGGCCATCCGGGATGGGCTCCGAGAGGGGACCCGCGAGGACGTCCTCGAAGAGGGGACCCAGAGCTCCTCTCATGCCAGGCTGCCTGCCCGCAAGACCCACTTCCTGTATATCCTCAGGCCCTCCCAGCAGTCATAG
- the DKKL1 gene encoding dickkopf-like protein 1 isoform X2, translated as MWHPLALLLLLASASVPPSTAAPIRDADAQESSSGFLGLQSLLQAFTRLFLKPQDDLLRVMDSVFSAPMDFRGLPRNYHQEENQKHRLGNKTLSSHLQIDKVPKIEEKEALVPVPKAVDSFHPEPHPRMTFWIMKLPRRRSHQDAQESSHWLSEKRHRLQAIRDGLREGTREDVLEEGTQSSSHARLPARKTHFLYILRPSQQS; from the exons ATGTGGCACCCGCTAGCCCTGTTGCTGCTGCTCGCCTCTGCCTCGGTGCCCCCCTCCACTGCAGCCCCGATCCGCGATGCTGACGCCCAGGAGAGCTCCTCGGGTTTTCTAGGTCTCCAGAGTCTCCTCCAAGCCTTCACCCGGCTTTTTCTGAAA ccccaggatgACCTGCTGCGGGTCATGGACAGCGTCTTCTCTGCTCCTATGGACTTCCGGGGCCTCCCTAGGAACTACCACCAAGAAGAGAACCAGAAGCACAGGCTGGGAAACAAAACTCTCTCCAGCCACCTCCAGATTGACAAG GTACCCAAGATAGAGGAGAAGGAGGCCCTGGTGCCTGTGCCAAAGGCCGTGGACAGCTTCCACCCGGAACCCCACCCCCGAATGACCTTCTGGATCATGAAGCTGCCACGGCGGAGGTCCCACCAGGATGCCCAGGAGAGCAGCCACTGGCTCAGTGAGAAGCGGCACCGCCTGCAGGCCATCCGGGATGGGCTCCGAGAGGGGACCCGCGAGGACGTCCTCGAAGAGGGGACCCAGAGCTCCTCTCATGCCAGGCTGCCTGCCCGCAAGACCCACTTCCTGTATATCCTCAGGCCCTCCCAGCAGTCATAG
- the TEAD2 gene encoding transcriptional enhancer factor TEF-4 isoform X1: protein MGEPRAGAPLDDGSGWTGSEEGSEEGTGGSEGAGGDGGPDAEGVWSPDIEQSFQEALAIYPPCGRRKIILSDEGKMYGRNELIARYIKLRTGKTRTRKQVSSHIQVLARRKSREIQSKLKDQVSKDKAFQTMATMSSAQLISAPSLQAKLGPAGPQAPELFQFWSGGSGPPWNVPDVKPFSQTPFSLSLTPPSTDLPGYEPPQALSPPALPPPAPSPPAWQARALGTARLQLVEFSAFVEPPDAADSYQRHLFVHISQHCPSPGAPPLESVDVRQIYDKFPEKKGGLRELYDRGPPHAFFLVKFWADLNWGPSGEEVGAGGSSGGFYGVSSQYESLEHMTLTCSSKVCSFGKQVVEKVETERAQLEDGRFVYRLLRSPMCEYLVNFLHKLRQLPERYMMNSVLENFTILQVVTNRDTQELLLCTAYVFEVSTSERGAQHHIYRLVRD, encoded by the exons atgggggAACCCCGGGCTGGGGCCCCCCTGGACGATGGCAGCGGCTGGACAGGAAGTGAGGAAGGAAGCGAGGAGGGCACTGGCGGCagtgagggggcggggggagacggGGGCCCAGACGCAGAGGGTGTCTGGAGTCCAGACATCGAGCAGAGCTTCCAGGAGGCCCTGGCCATCTACCCACCCTGTGGCCGGCGGAAAATCATCCTGTCCGATGAAGGCAAGATGTATG GTCGGAATGAACTGATTGCCCGCTACATCAAGCTGAGAACAGGGAAGACTCGAACTCGCAAACAG GTCTCTAGTCATATCCAGGTTTTGGCCCGAAGGAAATCGAGGGAAATCCAGTCCAAGCTCAAG GACCAGGTTTCCAAGGACAAGGCTTTCCAGACAATGGCCACCATGTCCTCAGCCCAGCTCATCTCAGCACCTTCCCTGCAGGCCAAACTTGGTCCCGCCGGTCCTCAG gCCCCAGAGCTTTTCCAGTTTTGGTCGGGGGGTTCTGGGCCCCCCTGGAATGTTCCAGA TGTGAAGCCATTCTCGCAGACACCGTTCTCCTTGTCACTGACTCCTCCATCTACTGACCTCCCAG ggTACGAGCCCCCCCAAGCCCTCTCACCTCCTGCtttgcccccacctgccccatcaCCCCCAGCCTGGCAGGCTCGGGCTCTGGGCACTGCTCGGTTGCAGCTGGTGGAGTTCTCGGCCTTTGTGGAACCTCCGGATGCAGCTGACTCT TACCAGAGGCACCTGTTTGTACACATCAGCCAGCACTGCCCCAGCCCCGGAGCGCCCCCCCTCGAGAGTGTGGACGTCCGGCAGATCTATGACAAATTCCCTGAGAAAAAGGGTGGTCTGCGGGAGCTGTATGATCGTGGGCCCCCCCACGCCTTCTTCCTGGTCAAGTTCTGG GCGGACCTGAACTGGGGCCCAAGTGGCGAGGAGGTGGGGGCCGGCGGTAGCAGTGGTGGCTTCTATGGAGTGAGCAGCCAGTACGAGAGCCTGGAGCACATGACCCTCACCTGTTCCTCCAAGGTCTGCTCCTTTGGCAAGCAGGTGGTGGAGAAggtggag ACGGAGCGTGCCCAGCTGGAGGACGGGAGGTTTGTGTACCGCCTGCTGCGCTCACCCATGTGTGAGTACCTGGTGAATTTTCTGCACAAGCTGCGGCAGCTGCCCGAGCGCTATATGATGAACAGTGTCCTGGAGAACTTCACCATCCTCCAG GTGGTGACAAACAGAGACACCCAGGAACTGCTGCTCTGCACCGCCTATGTCTTCGAGGTCTCCACCAGTGAGCGGGGGGCCCAGCACCACATTTACCGCCTGGTCAGGGACTGA
- the TEAD2 gene encoding transcriptional enhancer factor TEF-4 isoform X2 gives MGEPRAGAPLDDGSGWTGSEEGSEEGTGGSEGAGGDGGPDAEGVWSPDIEQSFQEALAIYPPCGRRKIILSDEGKMYGRNELIARYIKLRTGKTRTRKQVSSHIQVLARRKSREIQSKLKDQVSKDKAFQTMATMSSAQLISAPSLQAKLGPAGPQAPELFQFWSGGSGPPWNVPDVKPFSQTPFSLSLTPPSTDLPGYEPPQALSPPALPPPAPSPPAWQARALGTARLQLVEFSAFVEPPDAADSYQRHLFVHISQHCPSPGAPPLESVDVRQIYDKFPEKKGGLRELYDRGPPHAFFLVKFWADLNWGPSGEEVGAGGSSGGFYGVSSQYESLEHMTLTCSSKTERAQLEDGRFVYRLLRSPMCEYLVNFLHKLRQLPERYMMNSVLENFTILQVVTNRDTQELLLCTAYVFEVSTSERGAQHHIYRLVRD, from the exons atgggggAACCCCGGGCTGGGGCCCCCCTGGACGATGGCAGCGGCTGGACAGGAAGTGAGGAAGGAAGCGAGGAGGGCACTGGCGGCagtgagggggcggggggagacggGGGCCCAGACGCAGAGGGTGTCTGGAGTCCAGACATCGAGCAGAGCTTCCAGGAGGCCCTGGCCATCTACCCACCCTGTGGCCGGCGGAAAATCATCCTGTCCGATGAAGGCAAGATGTATG GTCGGAATGAACTGATTGCCCGCTACATCAAGCTGAGAACAGGGAAGACTCGAACTCGCAAACAG GTCTCTAGTCATATCCAGGTTTTGGCCCGAAGGAAATCGAGGGAAATCCAGTCCAAGCTCAAG GACCAGGTTTCCAAGGACAAGGCTTTCCAGACAATGGCCACCATGTCCTCAGCCCAGCTCATCTCAGCACCTTCCCTGCAGGCCAAACTTGGTCCCGCCGGTCCTCAG gCCCCAGAGCTTTTCCAGTTTTGGTCGGGGGGTTCTGGGCCCCCCTGGAATGTTCCAGA TGTGAAGCCATTCTCGCAGACACCGTTCTCCTTGTCACTGACTCCTCCATCTACTGACCTCCCAG ggTACGAGCCCCCCCAAGCCCTCTCACCTCCTGCtttgcccccacctgccccatcaCCCCCAGCCTGGCAGGCTCGGGCTCTGGGCACTGCTCGGTTGCAGCTGGTGGAGTTCTCGGCCTTTGTGGAACCTCCGGATGCAGCTGACTCT TACCAGAGGCACCTGTTTGTACACATCAGCCAGCACTGCCCCAGCCCCGGAGCGCCCCCCCTCGAGAGTGTGGACGTCCGGCAGATCTATGACAAATTCCCTGAGAAAAAGGGTGGTCTGCGGGAGCTGTATGATCGTGGGCCCCCCCACGCCTTCTTCCTGGTCAAGTTCTGG GCGGACCTGAACTGGGGCCCAAGTGGCGAGGAGGTGGGGGCCGGCGGTAGCAGTGGTGGCTTCTATGGAGTGAGCAGCCAGTACGAGAGCCTGGAGCACATGACCCTCACCTGTTCCTCCAAG ACGGAGCGTGCCCAGCTGGAGGACGGGAGGTTTGTGTACCGCCTGCTGCGCTCACCCATGTGTGAGTACCTGGTGAATTTTCTGCACAAGCTGCGGCAGCTGCCCGAGCGCTATATGATGAACAGTGTCCTGGAGAACTTCACCATCCTCCAG GTGGTGACAAACAGAGACACCCAGGAACTGCTGCTCTGCACCGCCTATGTCTTCGAGGTCTCCACCAGTGAGCGGGGGGCCCAGCACCACATTTACCGCCTGGTCAGGGACTGA
- the TEAD2 gene encoding transcriptional enhancer factor TEF-4 isoform X3, producing MGEPRAGAPLDDGSGWTGSEEGSEEGTGGSEGAGGDGGPDAEGVWSPDIEQSFQEALAIYPPCGRRKIILSDEGKMYGRNELIARYIKLRTGKTRTRKQVSSHIQVLARRKSREIQSKLKDQVSKDKAFQTMATMSSAQLISAPSLQAKLGPAGPQAPELFQFWSGGSGPPWNVPDVKPFSQTPFSLSLTPPSTDLPGYEPPQALSPPALPPPAPSPPAWQARALGTARLQLVEFSAFVEPPDAADSYQRHLFVHISQHCPSPGAPPLESVDVRQIYDKFPEKKGGLRELYDRGPPHAFFLVKFWTERAQLEDGRFVYRLLRSPMCEYLVNFLHKLRQLPERYMMNSVLENFTILQVVTNRDTQELLLCTAYVFEVSTSERGAQHHIYRLVRD from the exons atgggggAACCCCGGGCTGGGGCCCCCCTGGACGATGGCAGCGGCTGGACAGGAAGTGAGGAAGGAAGCGAGGAGGGCACTGGCGGCagtgagggggcggggggagacggGGGCCCAGACGCAGAGGGTGTCTGGAGTCCAGACATCGAGCAGAGCTTCCAGGAGGCCCTGGCCATCTACCCACCCTGTGGCCGGCGGAAAATCATCCTGTCCGATGAAGGCAAGATGTATG GTCGGAATGAACTGATTGCCCGCTACATCAAGCTGAGAACAGGGAAGACTCGAACTCGCAAACAG GTCTCTAGTCATATCCAGGTTTTGGCCCGAAGGAAATCGAGGGAAATCCAGTCCAAGCTCAAG GACCAGGTTTCCAAGGACAAGGCTTTCCAGACAATGGCCACCATGTCCTCAGCCCAGCTCATCTCAGCACCTTCCCTGCAGGCCAAACTTGGTCCCGCCGGTCCTCAG gCCCCAGAGCTTTTCCAGTTTTGGTCGGGGGGTTCTGGGCCCCCCTGGAATGTTCCAGA TGTGAAGCCATTCTCGCAGACACCGTTCTCCTTGTCACTGACTCCTCCATCTACTGACCTCCCAG ggTACGAGCCCCCCCAAGCCCTCTCACCTCCTGCtttgcccccacctgccccatcaCCCCCAGCCTGGCAGGCTCGGGCTCTGGGCACTGCTCGGTTGCAGCTGGTGGAGTTCTCGGCCTTTGTGGAACCTCCGGATGCAGCTGACTCT TACCAGAGGCACCTGTTTGTACACATCAGCCAGCACTGCCCCAGCCCCGGAGCGCCCCCCCTCGAGAGTGTGGACGTCCGGCAGATCTATGACAAATTCCCTGAGAAAAAGGGTGGTCTGCGGGAGCTGTATGATCGTGGGCCCCCCCACGCCTTCTTCCTGGTCAAGTTCTGG ACGGAGCGTGCCCAGCTGGAGGACGGGAGGTTTGTGTACCGCCTGCTGCGCTCACCCATGTGTGAGTACCTGGTGAATTTTCTGCACAAGCTGCGGCAGCTGCCCGAGCGCTATATGATGAACAGTGTCCTGGAGAACTTCACCATCCTCCAG GTGGTGACAAACAGAGACACCCAGGAACTGCTGCTCTGCACCGCCTATGTCTTCGAGGTCTCCACCAGTGAGCGGGGGGCCCAGCACCACATTTACCGCCTGGTCAGGGACTGA
- the TEAD2 gene encoding transcriptional enhancer factor TEF-4 isoform X4, whose amino-acid sequence MATMSSAQLISAPSLQAKLGPAGPQAPELFQFWSGGSGPPWNVPDVKPFSQTPFSLSLTPPSTDLPGYEPPQALSPPALPPPAPSPPAWQARALGTARLQLVEFSAFVEPPDAADSYQRHLFVHISQHCPSPGAPPLESVDVRQIYDKFPEKKGGLRELYDRGPPHAFFLVKFWADLNWGPSGEEVGAGGSSGGFYGVSSQYESLEHMTLTCSSKVCSFGKQVVEKVETERAQLEDGRFVYRLLRSPMCEYLVNFLHKLRQLPERYMMNSVLENFTILQVVTNRDTQELLLCTAYVFEVSTSERGAQHHIYRLVRD is encoded by the exons ATGGCCACCATGTCCTCAGCCCAGCTCATCTCAGCACCTTCCCTGCAGGCCAAACTTGGTCCCGCCGGTCCTCAG gCCCCAGAGCTTTTCCAGTTTTGGTCGGGGGGTTCTGGGCCCCCCTGGAATGTTCCAGA TGTGAAGCCATTCTCGCAGACACCGTTCTCCTTGTCACTGACTCCTCCATCTACTGACCTCCCAG ggTACGAGCCCCCCCAAGCCCTCTCACCTCCTGCtttgcccccacctgccccatcaCCCCCAGCCTGGCAGGCTCGGGCTCTGGGCACTGCTCGGTTGCAGCTGGTGGAGTTCTCGGCCTTTGTGGAACCTCCGGATGCAGCTGACTCT TACCAGAGGCACCTGTTTGTACACATCAGCCAGCACTGCCCCAGCCCCGGAGCGCCCCCCCTCGAGAGTGTGGACGTCCGGCAGATCTATGACAAATTCCCTGAGAAAAAGGGTGGTCTGCGGGAGCTGTATGATCGTGGGCCCCCCCACGCCTTCTTCCTGGTCAAGTTCTGG GCGGACCTGAACTGGGGCCCAAGTGGCGAGGAGGTGGGGGCCGGCGGTAGCAGTGGTGGCTTCTATGGAGTGAGCAGCCAGTACGAGAGCCTGGAGCACATGACCCTCACCTGTTCCTCCAAGGTCTGCTCCTTTGGCAAGCAGGTGGTGGAGAAggtggag ACGGAGCGTGCCCAGCTGGAGGACGGGAGGTTTGTGTACCGCCTGCTGCGCTCACCCATGTGTGAGTACCTGGTGAATTTTCTGCACAAGCTGCGGCAGCTGCCCGAGCGCTATATGATGAACAGTGTCCTGGAGAACTTCACCATCCTCCAG GTGGTGACAAACAGAGACACCCAGGAACTGCTGCTCTGCACCGCCTATGTCTTCGAGGTCTCCACCAGTGAGCGGGGGGCCCAGCACCACATTTACCGCCTGGTCAGGGACTGA
- the CD37 gene encoding leukocyte antigen CD37: MSAQDSCLSLIKYLLFVFNVFFFVLGSLIFCFGIWILIDKTSFVSFVGLSFMPLQIWSKALAISGILTMGLALLGCVGALKEFRCLLGLYFGTLLLLFATQITLGILISTQKVQLERKVEDIVLKTIQTYRAHPEETAAEESWDYVQFQLRCCGWNSPQDWFRIPSLRSNESRGHRVPCSCYNSSATNDSAIFDKISFPQFSGLGPLARPRHNADICLVPANSYIYREGCARSLQKWLHNNFISIVGICLGVGLLELSFMTLSIFLCRNLDHVYDRLARYR; the protein is encoded by the exons ATGTCAGCCCAGGACAGCTGCCTCAGCCTCATCAAGTACCTCCTCTTCGTTTTCAACGTCTTCTTCTTC gtcCTAGGCAGCCTTATTTTCTGCTTCGGCATCTGGATACTCATCGACAAGACCAGCTTCGTGTCCTTTGTGG GCTTGTCCTTCATGCCCTTGCAGATCTGGTCCAAGGCCCTGGCCATCTCAGGAATCCTCACCATGGGCCTTGCCCTCCTGGGCTGTGTGGGGGCCCTGAAGGAGTTCCGCTGCCTCCTGGGCCTG TATTTTGGGACACTGCTGCTCCTGTTTGCCACACAGATCACCCTGGGAATCCTCATCTCCACTCAGAAGGTCCAG CTGGAACGGAAAGTGGAGGACATCGTGCTGAAGACGATCCAAACCTACCGCGCCCACCCGGAGGAGACGGCTGCGGAGGAGAGTTGGGACTACGTGCAGTTTCAG CTGCGCTGCTGCGGCTGGAACTCTCCTCAGGACTGGTTCCGTATCCCCAGCCTGAGGAGCAACGAATCGAGAGGGCACCGCGTGCCCTGCTCCTGCTACAACTCATCGGCGACCAACGACTCCGCAATCTTCGATAAGATCTCCTTCCCTCAGTTCAGCGGGCTCGGACCACTGGCGCGGCCCCGACACAATGCAGACATTTGCTTGGTCCCCGCGAACAGCTACATCTACCGCGAG GGCTGCGCACGGAGCCTCCAGAAGTGGTTGCACAACAACTTCATCTCCATAGTGGGCATTTGTCTCGGCGTGGGTCTACTTGAG CTCAGCTTCATGACGCTCTCCATATTCCTGTGCAGAAACCTGGACCACGTCTACGATCGGCTCGCTCGGTACCGCTAG